From a region of the Leishmania donovani BPK282A1 complete genome, chromosome 24 genome:
- a CDS encoding kinesin, putative, producing the protein MKRSTTVLQPVPANSQQVSEAMSRRRVATSSNRSISLDGATSAPTAVKANTNTAAGASPPMPSRRFGGLADSSNGSPSPARPDFSSFLTPRTSSAPAPKTTAASPPFPPQQQWPHDAAQSPRPSPSASGTPSRETPSRRRTQHIPVLSRGTPPRTATVAAVTTASLSGSPRYEDAHDPRQVQRLTAVSISPMRNLISKPALPATPSSAIPPTDNFGGRQAASEAVDAAAQPTSFAATSESTALASAAAWDRAKKSAAAKPSAKAASRHVGGAPPTLIPTKVSQIRLLSTREVTVANKPCTAETADAMLRAQHTSASTRARSPFLRFQVSEATLPLTFCTASRKSSVWSSDHMNRSAVLGASGATLAPSVTSPRPTWLENVDEEDTTLTGENTPVSATTSLTYPPAGGSSTALRSAAPVKSTPRTTAASTTTATAPEPAAVKSSKRRSDVKPTLFSAAAAADAKSERLSLTQGSTSQVKKSRDVTRSATNAAPSPAHSSPPQTPHKPTAVAVGAQLHTPKISSSASKTARSTPTRAVASPSRHPDVLRGGPLRRATSTAGMPAPPAAAAAAAPVVPSAPCHATGAHSQRAATILSQTLSAVRPMAPVVHVRIRPVLPSIGESGNNRHVYFLDHENVMVTRTRPGISVANASLSMPPSSLVEFTATRRSGINVQVVPSLQLSNLDWRTLGSSYSARGAAAARNGGAAAAVGRGGGNAPASLTDAPRTAAMTTASPACLCGGDLALLRAPVPAESPMASKTSPAAAGAAVPGDTDGGTIDGVFSNTSPSLESLQPLSFPPPILAMHHNRTISWTSQGSEEHSPSSRLSCGSPSTSVSPQQLGMGLAGGGTEACMNLGTFASASRTRPWLTTFKSFTEDETPSAFTTPRELRAGSSSAGVCTSRTSGRDSSGSAARSRRGISASQRRAKGPGIERKPRYGGISLSAVSLATTRRNSAATTTAGVSPRTTATTSAPSPTSMRRRASRSILGASVSVSALSIPTMPKASGGATNGTKLTEEDADAKSDEARQHEWQMQRQQTPIGSNSVSASGAATGAEQHYRFEFVHDEEATQADVFEESVLRFADEALLAQNVAIICYGPTGSGKTYSMMGSQAQPPSAAPASSGATPLRAGGGAGHRSGGLSTSSTHSHPQPDSRGHTPHGRANAGETQRRFIDEAAAGPYGGGVERDAHAVEDDGEGNGTSWTRLGSSCRYDYAEHTCKGNGGSAATAVRRNHQRYPHSGGGGGLLLATSAMALESAAMTGSMAEMGILPRLVHTLLERRGEAITIRRDPGRDVAGRSTNSLQSTSRQKTTVKRAGGLSLILRDLTFYGIELYMDELCDLLDPGKRPIRAVSDTGGLAMLCQRINEARDYRIRGSRGGSSHNTTQTARTGGGMAITSLADLRRAYRLAHGNRVTARHAKNDTSSRSHAIFLLQLDFDLIESTNTPRGGAGGGIAAAGDRGAAAPPPPSERVQRVHSYVAMVDLAGCERVKQTKVEGAALREAQYINKSLSALSSVVLSLHHHNAHVPYRDSKLTRLLRPCLEGGRVLTLVHVAPCSSTEALNTLKFADQIRHIHIPTHALTPTSSKHRELLDVFADLIDPMQGQWEAQVRQAQLQLDRLCADVRLSYFSRAVGALPHRTAARVSLASDVVSELSAVSEEDDSVSFSSGDLSQEEGPQPLTEDATEADKRRFALRTVMHRFMGPIHSRQRTTMRNAVRAIRRRAEQKVLAHRRQMQQQVDELQATLQKLTAANAKLAKENSTPLPRDPHALELSRRIRESTEELGEYAKEQAALISLTTALRQRLATQDDVEAAVDEQLHKVQHRTAQAMRTLSAAVAAHPPGGPPAESGTALPTEPTLPADSSATAALAMNTKDDPELRDIAHQQLSLAKELAALRLEKACFEIGTALWEGLWARAMRKEIITAMEVEVFEMERILLDRRALSMMMLMAGDADVDGEANTAALLVSPRSAAYPGNRLGSVERDERGMGVTTAEHQVATPPMHSAPHASQPRVQHLSPSVTPHSSLRGRLDGYVHSGAEPGDRSSGVATPQGSANKGEGGAAVPFSPSLPQRSRRDRAVDLAATTTSDRSLSSATELFSAIASSSEGLRLRSALAAAAALPSPPPRRGLEGPMPNPLTVLVAEEQQKQPPNHMASASSPPFSCKSSTAAAVMEALMPLSLAGSYEEEQSMQEACLQLMLREGIPCEVCCLGESASQTLQHFILPSSADAPLAEVAEHEEPTSNSSAAPARYRVTAAAAAAPGATEKGGDASSLLSGQRHASAGARGGSSSVRPCERPGGPKVPFCTTRHGRLRLVRMPRRPSCYVLEFVYTHQALPMTPRLRAAMLGKPEDKFTSLPGKTHLEQMVDSLPTVQGVAGRGGGGGSSGSTAIRPQGPLREHRLFAIPLFEPTLHLHVHVLEEGIPNMTTPVAATVGLPGGIDAHEIAGSTFEDPSGHIEPGMSASPSSSLPALCVARRLESGPQLVIEVRGVPQAASTCRPVFTPDSKKSPKSSQQHQQKPHPFHNTPARAGSTARLGLQTGKPQHAIGRSPSQPSTSSQRGSTPSASPAPTGAGTAVWSGLVLGKRLSGGGELMLPSSCILSNMGCCSLVLRFPAPFFASSASRVERVEALVGALCGILRPSLTAPEVRASSSLSPSKRVVSVRRRPSSSPRSTSAGGAEKGGSNGGGRQVSSGSRLPLPCVRAPPELEVVNYAHVPYNMFLPAASATQTSEVSAANLGDGVEGVGCGLHTPGRPCVPPGHGAAPTSTSSSIISSDSLDGLGAMGGGVLGHMLQSSCSHAHRRHSATVMPPDTCLPQHTTTLNGALKPFRGNSRSSSPAAPLMDHQSSATLQVQFYWIPTPLNIEPPRRDAGRKSSGGTGCSSDNDGNGEDRAARWREVSAERRSIGNSHFYRANALTSTAADTAAAAAEAGMDHLVRLQVQTALSILAQLSYVFVDGRPLANAADDGEGAAASSLGSTLTESFGAHDVRRSLVIERGGRPRSRPEVDAAGFRDAVAVASLLRQIDTYRHRIRRLFRQQLYDAEDIIGDDMAPPAPQPWLTGELGRGAYLREVQGEVKRTIGLPASTVFGCAGGGAAPPLMMSPGRHPRCDDRGMHAALLEPESGDAAPDTQVTVTEAREACATRVPWTVWQWAYRWSRLNRLLRGDSVSCLGSGGAHDTGRPSVSQAEAAAAWLPLAAGNSGSAASPTVTSSLLASCSMVALPTLATASSSSDEGFVMGGDWLTEAKLAARSKRVWLPQVLATTVPSYLENCASAGL; encoded by the coding sequence ATGAAACGATCCACCACCGTGCTGCAACCCGTGCCAGCGAACTCGCAGCAGGTGAGCGAAGCTATGAGTCGTCGCAGGGTCGCCACTAGCAGCAACAGAAGCATCAGCCTCGACGGGGCCACGTCGGCACCGACAGCTGTGAAGGCCAACACTAATACTGCCGCCGGTGCATCCCCTCCGATGCCATCGCGCCGTTTTGGAGGCTTGGcagacagcagcaacggctcgccgtcgccagcgcggccAGACTTCTCGAGCTTTCTCACACCACGTACATCGAGTGCGCCCGCGCCGAAGACGACAgcggcatcaccgccgttcccaccacagcagcagtggcctcATGATGCTGCGCAGAGCCCTCGACCAagcccctccgcctctggCACCCCGTCTCGGGAGACTCCGTCAAGAAGACGCACGCAACACATCCCAGTGCTGTCGAGgggcacgccgccgcgcaccgccacggtcgccgccgtcaccaccgcgaGCCTCTCTGGCTCGCCGCGCTACGAAGATGCACATGACCCTCGTCAAGTGCAGCGTCTCACCGCTGTAAGCATTTCGCCGATGCGGAACTTAATATCGAAGCCTGCGCTGCCGGCAACTCCGTCAAGTGCAATCCCCCCGACAGATAATTTTGGTGGTAGGCAAGCGGCTTCAGAAGCGGtagatgctgctgctcaacCGACCTCGTTCGCAGCAACGTCGGAGTCGACAGCTTTAGCGtcagcggctgcgtgggACAGAGCAAAGAAGTCGGCCGCCGCGAAACCAAGTGCCAAGGCAGCGTCTAGGCACGTCGGCGGTGCTCCGCCGACGTTGATACCGACGAAAGTGTCCCAGATACGCCTGCTGTCGACGCGCGAGGTCACTGTGGCGAACAAGCCGTGCacggcggagacggcggaTGCGATGCTTCGGGCACAACATACATCTGCTTCCACCCGTGCGCGCTCGCCGTTCCTCCGGTTTCAAGTCAGtgaggcgacgctgcctcTAACCTTCTGTACAGCAAGCAGGAAAAGCAGCGTGTGGTCATCTGACCACATGAACCGGTCTGCCGTTCTAGGGGCCTCCGGCGCGACGCTCGCGCCGTCGGTGACGTCACCACGCCCCACCTGGTTGGAAAatgtggacgaggaggacacgACCCTCACGGGCGAGAACACCCCAGTCTCTGCAACGACAAGTCTCACCTACCCGCCCGCGGGCGGTTCATCGACAGCGCTAcgctccgctgcgccggtgaAGTCTACACCGAGGACAACAGCAGCATCGaccacgacggcgacagcgccggaGCCTGCTGCCGTGAAATCCTCCAAGAGGAGGTCAGATGTGAAGCCGACGCTTTTtagtgccgccgcggccgccgacgctaAGTCAGAGCGGCTCTCACTCACACAGGGGTCTACCTCGCAAGTGAAGAAGTCGCGCGACGTGACACGAAGTGCCACCAACGCTGCACCATCACCGGCCCACAGCTCTCCCCCTCAAACGCCACACAAACCAAccgcggtggcagtgggCGCCCAGCTGCACACCCCAAAGATATCCTCCAGTGCTAGCAAGACGGCCCGTTCTACACCCACACGTGCGGTAGCTTCCCCGAGCCGGCATCCCGACGTGCTGCGGGGTgggccgctgcggcgtgcgacATCGACGGCTGGAATGcctgcacctcctgcagccgccgctgctgctgcacctgtTGTTCCCTCTGCACCATGTCACGCGACTGGGGCACACAGCCAACGCGCGGCCACTATCCTGAGCCAGACATTGTCCGCCGTGCGACCGATGGCCCCGgtcgtgcatgtgcgcataCGACCGGTGCTGCCGTCCATCGGGGAGAGTGGCAATAACCGGCACGTCTACTTCCTCGATCACGAGAACGTCATGGTGACGCGCACTCGCCCGGGCATTTCCGTCGCCAATGCCTCCTTATCCATGCCGCCCTCATCCCTGGTCGAGTTCACGGCGACCCGACGGAGTGGCATAAATGTGCAAGTTGTGCCTTCGCTGCAGCTGTCAAACCTCGACTGGCGCACGCTGGGCTCCTCTTATAGCGCcagaggtgccgctgccgctcgcaacggaggagcggcagcagcggttgGTAGAGGCGGAGGCAACGCACCCGCGTCATTAACGGATGCGCCGCGTAccgcggcgatgacgacggctTCCCCCGCGTGCCTCTGCGGCGGGGACTTGGCGCTACTGAGGGCACCTGTGCCTGCTGAGAGCCCCATGGCCTCGAAGACTTcccctgcagctgccggtgctgctgtgcccgGTGACACCGACGGGGGCACCATTGACGGCGTTTTCTCGAATACTAGCCCTTCGTTGGAGAGTCTGCAGCCGCTCTCGTTCCCGCCCCCGATACTAGCGATGCATCACAACCGCACGATTAGCTGGACGAGCCAGGGGAGTGAGGAGCACTCTCCCAGCAGCCGTTTGTCTTGCGGGTCGCCATCCACGTCCGTATCACCACAGCAGCTCGGTATGGGTTtggcaggcggcggcactgaAGCTTGTATGAACTTAGGCACCTTCGCTAGCGCATCGCGCACGCGTCCGTGGCTGACAACGTTCAAGTCGTTCACAGAGGACgagacgccgtcggcgttTACAACTCCCCGGGAGCTGAGGGCGGGGAGTAGTTCTGCTGGCGTGTGTACCAGCAGAACCAGTggccgcgacagcagcggtagtgctgcgcgcagcaggagaggcATTTCAGCatcgcagcgccgcgccaaGGGCCCGGGAATCGAGCGGAAGCCGCGCTACGGCGGCATTTCACTTTCAGCGGTGTCTCTTGCCACCACGCGCAGGAACtccgcggccaccaccaccgctggtgTGAGCCCTCGCAcaaccgccaccacctccgctcCGTCTCCTACCAGcatgcgccggcgcgcgtcGCGCTCAATCCTCGGTGCATCCGTGAGTGTGTCGGCCTTGTCGATACCGACCATGCCCAAggccagcggtggcgctaCGAATGGCACAAAGTTGACGGAAGAGGATGCTGACGCGAAGTCGGATGAGGCACGACAGCACGAGTggcagatgcagcggcagcagacgcctatcggcagcaacagcgtaTCCGCGTCTGGCGCTGCCACGGGTGCGGAGCAGCATTACCGTTTCGAGTTCGTGCACGACGAGGAGGCAACGCAGGCGGACGTCTTCGAGGAGAGCGTGCTGCGCTTTGCCGACGAGGCGCTGCTTGCCCAAAACGTCGCCATCATCTGCTATGGCCCCacaggcagcggcaagacgtACAGCATGATGGGGAGCCAAGCCCAGCCACCTTCCGCCGCCCCGGCATCATCCGGCGCCACACCCCTTCgagcaggcggcggagcggggcaccgcagcgggggcctcagcacctccagcacccACTCACACCCGCAGCCCGACTCGCGCGGTCACACACCGCACGGCCGCGCGAACGCCGGCGAGACGCAGCGACGGTTCATCGACGAGGCCGCAGCTGGGCCGTATGGGGGAGGCGTGGAGCGGGATGCACATGCGGTTGAGGACGATGGCGAGGGCAACGGCACCAGCTGGACAAGGCTCGGCTCCAGTTGCCGGTACGACTACGCCGAGCACACATGCAAAGGGAATGGCGGCTCAGCTGCGACTGCAGTGCGACGCAACCACCAACGCTACCCCcacagtggcggcggtggagggctTCTCTTGGCGACCTCAGCGATGGCGCTCGAATCCGCTGCGATGACCGGGAGCATGGCAGAGATGGGCATCCTTCCACGGCTAGTCCACACCCTGCTGGAGCGGCGCGGGGAGGCCATCACAATTCGGCGAGACCCCGGCAGGGACGTGGCGGGCCGCAGCACAAACAGCTTGCAGTCGACTTCGCGGCAGAAGACAACGGTGAAGCGCGCCGGCGGTCTCTCGCTGATTCTCCGAGATCTCACCTTCTACGGCATCGAGTTGTACATGGACGAACTGTGCGACTTGCTGGACCCCGGAAAGCGACCGATTCGAGCCGTCAGCGACACAGGCGGCTTGGCAATGCTGTGCCAGCGCATCAACGAGGCCCGGGACTACCGCATCAGAGGCAGTCGTGGTGGATCCAGCCACAACACCACGCAGACTGcccgcaccggcggcggaaTGGCGATCACGTCCCTGGCCGACCTGCGTCGCGCGTATCGCCTTGCCCACGGCAACCGCGTCACGGCGCGCCACGCAAAGAATGACACAAGCTCCCGCTCTCACGCCATtttcctcctgcagctcgaCTTTGACCTGATCGAGTCGACCAACAcgccccgcggcggcgctggtggcgggATAGCTGCAGCGGGTGAcagaggtgccgcagcgccgccgcccccgtcggagcgtgtgcagcgcgtgcactCGTATGTTGCCATGGTGGATCTGGCGGGCTGCGAGCGGGTTAAGCAGACCAAGGTCGAGGGGGCCGCGTTGCGTGAGGCGCAGTACATCAACAAATCGCTCTCCGCCCTCTCATCGGTGGTGCTCTCGCTGCACCACCATAACGCTCATGTGCCATACCGCGACTCTAAGCTGACGCGACTGCTGCGGCCCTGTCTCGAGGGCGGCCGCGTTCTCACTCTTGTCCATGTCGCACCGTGTTCCAGTACGGAGGCGCTCAACACATTGAAGTTCGCGGACCAGATTCGCCACATCCACATCCCCACCCATGCCCTTACCCCGACGTCCTCGAAGCACcgcgagctgctggacgTGTTTGCTGACCTCATTGACCCGATGCAGGGGCAGTgggaggcgcaggtgcggcaagcacagctgcagctggacCGGCTTTGCGCTGACGTACGGTTGTCATACTTCTCGCGCGCCGTCGGTGCCCTCCCGCACCGCACAGCTGCAAGGGTCTCGTTGGCCAGCGATGTTGTTAGCGAACTCTCAGCGGTGTCCGAGGAGGACGATAgcgtctccttctcctcgGGCGACTTGAGCCAAGAGGAAGGCCCGCAACCGCTGACGGAGGACGCCACGGAGGCGGATAAACGTCGCTTCGCCCTGCGCACGGTGATGCACCGATTCATGGGGCCCATTCACTCACGTCAGCGCACAACCATGCGAAACGCTGTGCGAGCGATTCGGCGGCGCGCGGAACAGAAGGTGCTTGCCCACCGTCGACAGATGCAGCAGCAAGTCGATGAGCTGCAGGCGACGTTGCAGAAGCTCACCGCGGCGAACGCAAAGTTGGCGAAGGAGAACAGCACCCCGCTGCCGCGAGATCCGCACGCGCTAGAGCTGAGTCGCCGCATCCGCGAGAGCACCGAGGAGCTCGGGGAGTACGCCAAAGAGCAGGCAGCCCTCATATCTCTCACCACCGCGCTCCGGCAGCGCCTTGCCACGCAGGACGACGtagaggcggcggtggatgaGCAACTACACAAGGTACAGCACCGCACCGCGCAGGCTATGCGAACCCTctcggccgccgtcgccgcacacCCACCTGGGGGCCCACCCGCCGAGTCGGGAACGGCGTTGCCCACGGAGCCTACGCTGCCCGCCGACTCCTCGGCCACGGCCGCGTTGGCGATGAACACGAAGGACGAcccggagctgcgcgacatcGCACATCAGCAGCTCTCCCTCGCGAAGGAGCTCGCAGCTTTGCGGCTTGAGAAGGCGTGCTTCGAGATCGGGACCGCGCTGTGGGAGGGTCTGTGGGCTCGCGCCATGCGTAAGGAAATCATCACAGCTATGGAGGTGGAGGTCTTTGAGATGGAGCGCATTCTACTGGATCGGCGTGCGCTGTCAATGATGATGTTGATGGCGGGAGATGCCGATGTGGACGGCGAGGCAAACACGGCCGCATTACTCGTGTCACCGCGGTCGGCAGCATACCCTGGAAACCGCCTCGGCTCCGTCGAGCGGGACGAACGCGGCATGGGTGTCACCACCGCTGAGCACCAAGTCGCCACGCCACCGATGCATTCAGCACCACATGCGTCGCAGCCTCGCGTACAGCATCTGTCACCGTCAGTGACCCCACATTCATCACTGAGGGGGCGCCTGGACGGCTACGTGCACAGCGGAGCCGAGCCGGGCGACCGGAGCAGTGGCGTCGCTACGCCGCAAGGGAGCGCTAACAagggtgagggaggcgcggcagtgccgtTCAGTCCTTCACTGCCTCAGCGCTCGCGTCGCGACCGTGCAGTGGATCTCGCTGCCACAACCACAAGTGACAGGTCTTTAAGCTCCGCAACAGAGTTGTTCAGTGCCATCGCGTCAAGCAGCGAGGGCCTTCGCCTGCGCAGTGCGCtagctgccgctgctgccctaccgtcgccgcctccacgcagAGGGCTTGAGGGGCCTATGCCCAACCCACtgacggtgctggtggcagAAGAGCAACAGAAGCAGCCCCCAAACCAcatggcctctgcctcatCTCCGCCGTTCTCGTGCAAGagcagcactgccgcagctgtgaTGGAGGCGCTCATGCCACTTTCGCTCGCTGGCTcgtacgaggaggagcagtcGATGCAGGAGGCATGTCTGCAGCTGATGTTACGAGAGGGCATTCCATGTGAGGTGTGCTGCTTGGGTGAATCGGCCAGCCAAACTCTTCAGCACTTCATCTTGCCTAGCAGCGCCGATGCGCCCCTAGCAGAGGTGGCTGAGCATGAGGAGCCGACGTCCAATTCGTCCGCCGCGCCCGCCCGCTACCGcgtcacggcggcagcggcagcggccccgGGCGCAACAGAAaaaggcggcgacgccagctCGCTATTATCGGGACAAAGGCACGCTAGTGCAGGTGCCCGGGGCGGGTCGTCATCGGTGCGGCCTTGCGAGCGTCCTGGTGGGCCCAAGGTTCCGTTTTGCACCACTCGTCACGGTCGTCTGCGACTCGTGCGCATGCCGCGCCGCCCGAGCTGCTATGTTCTCGAATTCGTCTACACCCACCAAGCGCTCCCGATGACGCCTAGACTACGGGCCGCGATGCTGGGGAAGCCGGAGGACAAGTTCACGTCGCTACCCGGCAAGACGCATTTGGAGCAGATGGTGGACTCTCTGCCGACGGTGCAAGGCGTCGCAGgtcggggcggcggcggtggcagcagcggcagcaccgccattCGGCCACAAGGCCCACTGCGCGAGCACCGCCTCTTTGCGATTCCACTGTTTGAGCCCACCCTTCacctgcacgtgcacgtgttgGAGGAGGGCATACCGAACATGAcgacgccggtggcggcgactgTGGGCCTACCGGGCGGTATCGATGCCCACGAAATCGCCGGCTCCACCTTCGAAGACCCCAGTGGTCACATTGAACCCGGCATGTCCGCATCCCCTTCATCGTCTCTCCCTGCGTTGTGCGTCGCTCGGCGGTTGGAGAGTGGGCCGCAGCTCGTGATAGAGGTGCGCGGCGTGCCTCAGGCGGCCTCGACGTGCCGGCCGGTGTTCACTCCAGACTCCAAGAAGTCACCGAAGTCCAgccagcagcatcagcagaaGCCCCACCCGTTCCATAATACGCCTGCCAGGGCAGGCTCGACGGCCAGGCTAGGTCTCCAGACTGGAAAACCTCAGCACGCCATCGGCCGCAGTCCTTCTCAACCGTCGACCTCATCTCAGAGAGGGTCAACGCCGTCCGCGTCTCCGGCTCCGACGGGGGCCGGGACGGCAGTCTGGAGCGGCCTCGTGCTGGGGAAGcggctcagcggcggcggggagCTGATGCTACCGTCCTCATGCATCCTATCGAACatgggctgctgctcacTGGTGCTGCGCTTTCCTGCTCccttctttgcctcctccgcgtcgcgGGTGGAGAGAGTGGAGGCGTTGGTCGGGGCTCTCTGCGGCATCCTGCGCCCCTCACTGACAGCGCCGGAGGTGcgggcgtcgtcgtctctgtCTCCGTCCAAGCGGGTTGTTAGCGTGCGACGGCGCCCCTCCAGCTCTCCTCGGTCCACCtccgcaggcggcgcggagAAGGGCGGTAGCAACGGTGGCGGTCGACAggtcagcagcggctcgcgcTTGCCATTGCCGTGCGTACGCGCGCCGCCCGAGCTAGAGGTGGTAAACTACGCTCACGTCCCGTACAACATGTTCCTGCCCGCTGCCAGTGCCACTCAGACATCCGAAGTCAGTGCAGCGAACTTGGGAGACGGAGTGGAAGGCGTCGGCTGCGGGCTCCACACCCCTGGACGTCCATGTGTGCCGCCTGGTCACGGGGCTGCGCCAACCTCGACCTCCTCATCCATTATAAGCAGCGACTCGCTCGACGGTCTGGGGGCGATGGGCGGTGGTGTGCTGGGGCACATGTTGCAGAGCAGCTGTAGCCATGCGCATCGACGCCACTCCGCTACCGTCATGCCACCCGACACATgtctgccgcagcacaccaccacGTTGAACGGTGCGCTGAAGCCTTTCCGGGGTAATTCACGATCGTCCTccccagcagcgcctttGATGGACCATCAGAGCAGTgcgacgctgcaggtgcAGTTTTACTGGATACCGACGCCGCTCAACATCGAGCCACCCCGTCGGGACGCGGGCcggaagagcagcggcggcaccggctgcagcagcgataacgacggcaacggcgaggatagggcggcgaggtggcgtGAGGTAAGCGCGGAGCGACGCAGCATTGGCAACAGTCACTTTTACCGCGCCAACGCACTTACCTCAACCGCCGCggacaccgccgctgcggcagccgaggCCGGGATGGATCACCTCGTGCGACTGCAGGTGCAGACCGCGCTTTCCATTCTTGCTCAGCTGTCCTACGTCTTCGTTGATGGTCGCCCTCTCGCCAATGCTGCGGACGACGgtgaaggcgctgccgcctcatCCCTGGGATCGACGCTGACAGAGAGCTTCGGTGCGCACGACGTGCGGCGGTCATTGGTGATCGAGCGAGGTGGCCGTCCACGGAGCCGGCCAGAGGTGGACGCCGCAGGTTTCCgtgacgccgtcgccgtcgcttccCTTCTGAGGCAGATCGACACGTACCGCCATCGAATCCGTCGCCTCTTCCGTCAGCAGCTGTACGACGCCGAGGACATCATTGGCGATGACATGGCGCCAcccgcgccgcagccgtggcTCACTGGCGAGCTTGGACGCGGCGCCTACCTTCGTGAAGTGCAGGGTGAGGTGAAGCGCACAATCGGGCTTCCGGCGTCGACCGTCTTCggctgcgctggcggtggtgcggcgccgccgctgatgatGTCCCCTGGCCGACACCCAAGATGTGACGACCGCGGCATGCATGCAGCGCTGCTAGAGCCCGAGAGTGGTGACGCAGCGCCCGACACGCAGGTAACAGTCACCGAGGCGCGCGAGGCTTGTGCGACAAGGGTACCGTGGACTGTGTGGCAGTGGGCCTATCGCTGGTCTCGGTTGAATCGGCTGTTGCGCGGGGACTCGGTCAGCTGCctgggcagcggcggtgctcacgACACGGGCCGTCCTTCTGTTAGTcaggcagaggcggctgccgcgtggCTGCCTCTCGCGGctggcaacagcggcagtgcagcGTCACCGACTGTGACTTCATCTCTCCTCGCGTCCTGCTCCATGGTTGCCCTACCGACCTtggccaccgcctcctcgagctcCGACGAGGGGTTCGTGATGGGGGGCGACTGGCTCACAGAGGCGAAGCTCGCGGCGCGTTCAAAGCGGGTGTGGCTGCCGCAAGTGCTCGCCACGACGGTCCCATCCTACTTGGAGAACTGCGCCTCTGCGGGTCTGTAG